Proteins from a genomic interval of Blastocatellia bacterium:
- a CDS encoding NADP-dependent isocitrate dehydrogenase — protein sequence MSYRPRITVAKGDGIGPEITDATLRIIRAAKTPLDYDFIDIGEKLYSRGVLSGISPNDWQIIRENKVLLKGPITTPQGGGYKSLNVTIRKAIGLFANVRQCKSYTPFVPSAYPGLNMIIIRENEEDLYAGIEHQQTQEVTQVLKLITRPGSESIIRYAFEYAKAYGRKKVTCMTKDNIMKVTDGLFHKIFNQVASEYPEIESNHQIIDIGAARVAAQPESLDVIVTLNLYGDILSDIAAQVAGSVGLAGSANIGRDGAMFEAIHGSAPDIAGKGIANPSGLIVAATQMLVHIGLGEYAEKIKNAWLCTLEDGIHPADIYKLGLSKRLVGTEEFSDAVIERLDKKPRYLEPVSYKATKINFTLKPITKQKKELVGVDVFLDWDKENRDPNFLGKHLEQTSELGFKLKIITNRGVKVYPDGFPETFCTDHWRCRFVSQKPTTSFEEILLLLKSINQMGFEVIKTEHLYNYDGERGYSLGQGE from the coding sequence ATGTCTTATAGACCAAGAATCACTGTTGCTAAAGGCGATGGTATTGGCCCAGAAATCACTGATGCAACATTGCGAATTATACGAGCAGCAAAAACACCTTTAGATTATGATTTTATTGATATAGGCGAAAAACTTTACTCAAGAGGAGTGTTATCTGGTATATCACCTAATGATTGGCAAATAATTAGAGAAAATAAAGTTTTGTTAAAAGGGCCTATAACAACTCCTCAAGGTGGTGGATACAAAAGCTTAAATGTCACTATTCGTAAAGCTATTGGGTTATTTGCTAATGTAAGACAGTGTAAATCTTATACTCCTTTTGTTCCTTCAGCTTATCCTGGGTTAAATATGATAATAATCCGAGAAAATGAAGAAGATCTTTATGCTGGTATAGAACATCAACAAACACAAGAAGTTACACAAGTCTTAAAATTAATTACACGCCCTGGGTCAGAAAGTATTATTCGCTATGCCTTTGAATATGCTAAAGCATATGGTCGCAAAAAAGTAACTTGTATGACTAAAGATAATATTATGAAAGTTACTGATGGACTATTTCATAAAATTTTTAATCAAGTTGCTAGTGAATACCCTGAAATAGAAAGTAACCACCAAATTATTGATATAGGTGCAGCTAGAGTTGCCGCACAACCTGAGAGTTTAGATGTTATAGTTACACTCAATCTTTACGGAGATATCCTTTCTGACATTGCAGCCCAAGTTGCTGGATCAGTTGGTTTAGCTGGTTCAGCTAATATAGGTCGTGATGGAGCAATGTTTGAAGCAATACATGGTTCGGCACCTGATATAGCAGGCAAAGGTATTGCTAACCCATCAGGATTAATTGTTGCTGCAACACAAATGTTAGTTCATATTGGACTAGGCGAATATGCAGAAAAAATAAAAAATGCTTGGTTATGCACTTTGGAAGATGGCATACATCCAGCAGATATCTACAAATTAGGATTAAGTAAAAGATTAGTTGGAACAGAAGAATTTTCTGATGCTGTAATCGAAAGGTTAGATAAGAAACCTCGTTACTTAGAGCCTGTTAGCTATAAAGCTACAAAAATAAACTTTACTCTTAAACCTATTACAAAACAAAAGAAAGAACTTGTAGGAGTAGATGTATTTTTAGATTGGGATAAAGAAAACCGTGATCCAAATTTTTTAGGTAAACATTTGGAACAAACATCAGAACTAGGATTTAAGTTAAAAATTATTACTAATCGTGGGGTAAAAGTTTATCCAGATGGATTTCCAGAAACTTTTTGCACCGATCATTGGCGTTGTCGCTTTGTTTCACAAAAACCAACCACTTCTTTTGAAGAAATATTGTTGCTACTAAAATCAATTAACCAAATGGGATTTGAAGTAATTAAAACTGAACATTTGTATAACTATGATGGGGAAAGAGGCTATTCACTAGGTCAGGGCGAATAA
- a CDS encoding VWA domain-containing protein yields the protein MRNNLRQALMALAIARVELNTAEESRLLYSDPVISEAAELLNPQAATLIRQQMEIELKERLRLPLFEEVRAKQSLQEAEDAYRFAQQQARNIIEKEEREERILPVIEKARIAAQFAAAAQAYANVAASRIALTRIETEKDILTNLIDDLGAEIRGRRGDLLRLGSDKETLIKEIERLNKHIKEQEAYITQYEEYARKLEVENRRLTRDLQQICDELTRVIQQVGDITTQGQDQIIRLKSDILFPTGEYSLERGQALNEATSFELIAREAALRQERRTTSDPNRLAQIDADILLIQRQKDPRPVMAQLAMLLQVLYKDAQFQFIGYTDTVDGDEYNKWLSEQRALEIMRLFFAYRLQTMEPNDPVYNNYLQILQLANRLLNGEFPNYLSETQRVANQKAPKKSKIRDLQEEPDTKAQRQQLLDQLSDIVVGRGEDPNFLPVNTPDNTAEAQNRRVDVKIRTSANSSLPFCNNQPKPIPTPPAKPSLSPVDPEVVRDITDTELVSVPIIVTRSDNNSYVTDLRKEDVVVEDNGRVQAIEYFDKDVFDQTTTTQSVNPNTAISIALVADVSGSQQYSLESQRQAARDFINQFMRNGDRTAVVSFSHRKSVLQNFTGDQNLIAQAIDQIRYQTPIAVNAAVEVEATDSGTSLYDTVRDLAARLNSSENKRRVIILLTDGEDTTSRASLKQAIAAARLAQVNVYVIGIKGQGRDGFTDVKEREMRQLCESTGGRYFLTDLRENRPDIDVPFDEITKELRSQYILYYYPDPASDGLHTIKVRINRRDGRFNVEQRKVDYEIIRVRP from the coding sequence ATGCGTAACAATTTACGGCAAGCTTTGATGGCACTAGCTATAGCACGTGTTGAGCTTAACACGGCTGAAGAAAGCCGACTTTTATATTCAGACCCAGTGATTAGTGAAGCCGCAGAACTACTTAATCCACAAGCGGCAACTTTAATTAGACAACAAATGGAGATAGAGTTAAAAGAACGTTTAAGACTACCTCTTTTTGAAGAAGTACGTGCTAAACAATCTTTGCAAGAAGCAGAAGACGCTTACCGTTTTGCACAACAACAAGCAAGAAATATTATTGAAAAAGAAGAGCGTGAAGAAAGAATTTTGCCTGTAATTGAAAAAGCTAGGATTGCTGCTCAATTTGCTGCTGCTGCTCAAGCTTATGCTAATGTTGCTGCTAGTCGTATTGCTCTAACTCGAATTGAAACAGAAAAAGATATCCTAACTAACTTGATTGACGATTTAGGCGCGGAAATTCGCGGTCGTCGAGGTGATTTACTAAGACTTGGTAGCGATAAGGAAACTTTAATTAAAGAAATTGAGCGACTAAATAAACATATCAAAGAGCAAGAAGCCTATATTACTCAATATGAAGAATATGCACGTAAATTAGAGGTTGAGAACCGCCGTCTAACTCGTGACCTTCAACAAATTTGTGACGAGCTAACTAGAGTAATTCAACAAGTTGGCGACATCACAACCCAAGGCCAAGACCAAATTATTAGGCTTAAATCTGATATTTTATTCCCAACCGGCGAATATTCTTTAGAAAGAGGTCAAGCCCTCAATGAAGCAACATCCTTTGAATTAATTGCTAGGGAAGCCGCCCTTAGACAAGAGCGAAGAACTACTAGCGACCCTAACAGATTAGCTCAAATTGATGCAGATATTTTGTTAATTCAAAGACAAAAAGATCCTCGTCCAGTCATGGCACAATTAGCAATGCTTCTGCAAGTGCTTTACAAAGACGCTCAGTTTCAATTTATTGGCTATACAGATACGGTTGATGGTGATGAGTATAATAAATGGCTATCTGAGCAAAGAGCTTTAGAAATAATGCGTCTATTTTTTGCTTATCGCCTTCAAACGATGGAGCCAAACGATCCAGTTTATAATAACTATTTGCAAATCTTACAGTTAGCTAATCGTCTACTAAATGGGGAGTTTCCTAATTATTTATCAGAAACTCAACGAGTAGCTAATCAAAAAGCACCTAAGAAAAGCAAAATCAGAGATTTACAAGAAGAACCAGATACAAAAGCACAACGTCAGCAACTCTTAGACCAACTTTCAGATATAGTTGTTGGTCGAGGTGAAGATCCTAATTTTCTACCTGTAAATACTCCTGATAATACAGCAGAAGCACAAAATCGACGTGTAGATGTAAAAATCCGTACTTCTGCTAATAGTTCGCTACCTTTCTGTAATAATCAACCTAAACCAATTCCTACACCACCTGCTAAACCTTCACTTTCTCCAGTAGATCCAGAAGTTGTTCGTGATATTACTGATACAGAACTTGTTAGCGTTCCAATCATTGTTACTAGGTCTGATAATAATTCTTATGTAACAGATCTTAGAAAAGAAGATGTAGTAGTAGAAGATAATGGACGAGTACAGGCAATAGAATATTTTGATAAAGATGTCTTTGATCAAACTACTACAACACAATCAGTTAATCCAAATACAGCAATAAGTATTGCTTTAGTTGCTGATGTAAGTGGTAGCCAACAATATAGCTTAGAAAGCCAACGTCAAGCCGCCCGGGATTTTATCAATCAGTTTATGCGAAATGGTGATAGAACTGCGGTAGTTTCGTTTAGTCACCGTAAGAGTGTGCTACAAAACTTTACAGGCGATCAAAACCTAATTGCTCAAGCAATTGACCAAATTCGCTATCAAACACCAATCGCGGTTAATGCTGCTGTAGAAGTTGAAGCAACCGATAGCGGAACAAGTCTTTATGATACAGTAAGAGATTTGGCTGCAAGACTAAATTCTAGCGAAAATAAACGCCGAGTAATTATTTTACTAACCGATGGCGAAGACACAACTAGCCGTGCAAGCCTTAAACAAGCTATTGCTGCTGCTAGACTTGCTCAAGTAAATGTCTATGTCATTGGTATCAAAGGTCAAGGCAGAGATGGTTTTACAGATGTTAAAGAAAGAGAAATGCGCCAACTTTGTGAAAGCACAGGCGGACGTTATTTCTTAACTGACTTAAGAGAAAATCGTCCTGATATTGATGTGCCATTTGATGAAATCACCAAAGAACTACGTAGCCAATATATTCTTTACTACTACCCAGACCCAGCATCAGACGGACTACACACTATTAAAGTAAGAATAAATAGACGTGATGGACGTTTTAATGTTGAACAACGAAAAGTAGATTATGAAATTATTCGGGTCAGACCTTAA
- a CDS encoding tetratricopeptide repeat protein, with protein sequence MDYVDATHLRFDDTDTFISYAMLNQIEMEILEARPFVADFQRDPIKLITTITNKDSQIPEEMAFDLSLIAENVLGANSLIKLTEKQRASVVSGFERVLAKELKKLKGEIKILKSEVKSQEANIFALDNENRFLDFHLVKRGEAWYIVEIKNNDYGLPIFADTVKSVIEERLPIIKLVESSNTDFVINELDKLIAKNNQPHLLLAKASILQEKEINKIYVNQLAGNERPKEEPNFEVPQKLFQELMTQWPQFAATYFLSTRRIFNEDKNLERAIPLLERYAELTPVDPRPWERLGDTLTNLKRFDEAENAYYQAIARYDKNFDYHIALTKLYIKQSNVEKAKESFANVLKLAPSLDEAFSFIVDFFYDSSKEDLEKLETIVSNFPEQLNTSKLALSLLSSIQNEQEKYEAALKTRQKALALKEEIYDYIFIAYLNRKLRNFKSALEASEQAIKLEADYSEAHFEKACALAQLGNKQQAIESLKKAVELDTELEIDMDDVDLKPLAKMPDFKILKAEYQK encoded by the coding sequence ATGGACTATGTTGACGCAACACATTTGCGCTTTGATGATACAGACACTTTTATTAGTTACGCTATGCTAAATCAAATTGAAATGGAAATCTTAGAAGCACGTCCTTTTGTTGCTGATTTCCAACGCGATCCAATAAAACTAATAACAACAATTACTAATAAAGATTCACAAATTCCTGAAGAAATGGCTTTTGACTTAAGCTTAATAGCTGAAAATGTATTAGGTGCAAATAGCCTTATTAAATTAACTGAAAAACAACGTGCTTCAGTTGTAAGTGGTTTTGAACGTGTTCTTGCAAAAGAGCTAAAAAAATTAAAAGGAGAAATTAAAATCTTAAAAAGTGAAGTTAAAAGTCAGGAAGCTAATATTTTTGCACTAGATAATGAGAATAGATTTTTAGATTTTCATTTAGTAAAACGCGGTGAAGCTTGGTACATTGTCGAAATTAAAAATAATGACTATGGATTACCAATTTTTGCCGACACTGTAAAAAGTGTAATTGAAGAAAGGTTGCCAATTATAAAACTAGTAGAAAGCTCTAATACTGATTTTGTAATCAATGAACTTGATAAATTAATAGCTAAGAACAATCAACCACATTTATTGTTAGCAAAAGCAAGTATTTTACAAGAAAAAGAAATTAATAAAATATACGTAAATCAACTTGCTGGTAATGAAAGACCTAAAGAAGAGCCTAATTTTGAAGTCCCCCAAAAACTTTTCCAAGAACTTATGACACAATGGCCGCAATTTGCTGCAACTTATTTTTTATCAACTAGGCGAATTTTTAATGAAGATAAGAATCTTGAAAGAGCTATTCCATTGCTAGAACGCTATGCAGAGTTAACACCAGTAGATCCTAGACCTTGGGAAAGACTTGGGGACACTTTGACAAATCTCAAACGTTTTGATGAGGCAGAAAACGCTTATTATCAAGCAATTGCACGATATGATAAAAACTTTGATTACCATATAGCACTTACCAAACTTTACATTAAGCAATCTAACGTAGAAAAAGCTAAAGAAAGTTTTGCAAATGTGTTAAAGCTTGCTCCAAGTTTAGATGAAGCTTTTAGCTTTATAGTGGATTTTTTCTATGATTCTTCAAAAGAAGATTTAGAAAAACTGGAAACTATAGTAAGTAACTTTCCAGAACAGCTTAATACTAGTAAATTGGCTTTAAGTCTGCTTTCTTCTATACAAAATGAACAAGAAAAATACGAAGCAGCACTAAAAACACGACAAAAAGCATTAGCACTTAAGGAAGAAATCTACGATTATATTTTTATAGCCTATCTTAACCGCAAACTTCGTAATTTTAAGTCTGCACTTGAAGCTTCTGAACAAGCAATTAAATTAGAAGCTGATTATAGTGAAGCACATTTTGAAAAAGCTTGCGCTCTAGCTCAATTAGGAAATAAACAGCAAGCAATAGAAAGCTTAAAAAAGGCTGTTGAATTAGATACAGAACTTGAAATAGATATGGACGATGTAGACTTAAAGCCTTTAGCAAAAATGCCAGATTTTAAGATATTAAAAGCTGAATACCAAAAATAG
- a CDS encoding FecR domain-containing protein → MSTQKNRRGFTEEWFVIQKKTIKKVIFTVIAILVLAVVGYGVKVWVTQIIEESKPDAYRVAKFIRFDGNVTVIKRGTNEALPATKDMALKEGDTIQTSSGSSALVEYLDGTKYTIKAGSTLIITEDSRKDKRITNKLQGGGVKVNTSEDSNKHIIDSEGTKVRVEKNSDVDLDNKDGQTTVQVTSGLANLLGNTEQTISADQVAKIDKTGVNINNLPPPPKLGSPINAKEMLVNPGEPIEFIWDPIPNAEKYNLTLASNISFSEQSIKLQALDIKETKYKWIKPLNGPIFWRVQAVTTDGLQGKWSEPFGIKVQRKGEEKIQIQLTKKNMITQLLWEIEGNTTPGVVLRINNIPTEVDAKGHFKKDVTLSPNAERQIVFEARDPSGNTGKLIEKL, encoded by the coding sequence ATGTCAACCCAAAAAAATAGAAGAGGTTTTACTGAAGAATGGTTTGTTATTCAAAAAAAAACCATCAAAAAAGTTATTTTTACAGTGATTGCCATTTTAGTTTTAGCTGTTGTTGGTTATGGAGTAAAGGTTTGGGTTACACAAATTATTGAAGAAAGTAAACCAGACGCATATAGAGTAGCAAAATTTATCCGTTTTGATGGAAATGTAACTGTTATTAAACGAGGCACAAACGAAGCATTGCCAGCAACAAAGGATATGGCATTAAAAGAAGGCGATACTATCCAAACAAGCTCAGGATCTTCTGCCTTAGTAGAGTATTTAGATGGAACTAAATATACTATTAAAGCTGGCTCAACATTGATTATTACAGAAGATTCCCGCAAGGATAAACGAATAACTAATAAGCTACAAGGAGGAGGGGTAAAAGTTAATACTTCAGAAGATAGCAATAAGCATATTATTGATTCTGAAGGAACTAAAGTTAGAGTAGAAAAAAATTCTGATGTAGATTTAGATAATAAAGATGGACAAACTACAGTTCAAGTAACTAGCGGTTTAGCTAATTTATTAGGCAATACAGAGCAAACAATCTCAGCAGATCAAGTAGCTAAAATTGATAAAACAGGAGTTAATATTAACAATTTACCTCCTCCACCCAAATTAGGTAGCCCAATTAATGCAAAAGAAATGCTAGTTAATCCAGGTGAACCAATAGAATTTATCTGGGATCCAATACCAAATGCTGAAAAATATAACTTAACACTTGCTTCTAATATTTCTTTTTCTGAACAATCTATCAAGCTTCAAGCTTTAGATATCAAAGAAACTAAATATAAATGGATAAAACCATTAAATGGGCCTATTTTTTGGAGAGTTCAAGCTGTGACTACAGATGGTCTTCAAGGTAAGTGGAGTGAACCTTTTGGAATTAAAGTTCAACGTAAAGGCGAGGAAAAAATCCAGATCCAACTTACTAAGAAAAATATGATTACTCAGCTACTTTGGGAAATAGAAGGAAATACTACTCCAGGTGTTGTATTAAGAATTAATAATATTCCTACAGAAGTGGACGCTAAAGGACATTTTAAGAAAGATGTTACTTTATCACCTAATGCTGAACGTCAAATTGTTTTTGAAGCACGTGATCCTAGCGGCAATACAGGCAAATTAATAGAAAAACTTTAA
- the hslO gene encoding Hsp33 family molecular chaperone HslO, whose translation MSTPDNVLVRAMAANATIRCMATITTNLVNQACQRHSTLPTASAALGRVLTGTLMMGSLLKDLEKITVQFHCQGPIGNITAEADAYGNVRGYVRNPSVDLPVNEKGKLDVGKAVGEGMLYVIRDAGFDIGLGRDPYCGSVPIVSGEIAMDLAYYFTKSEQIPSDVSLGVFVEKDGIVTAAGGFIIQVMPGADEKLVSEIANSVAQTPPSTTMIRSGYSAVDMLRQALGKVDFEILSTNTINFTCQCSYERAISLISALGKEEVSDMLEKDKGAKLTCHFCSETYSITIEDLEMILNSLN comes from the coding sequence TTGTCTACTCCCGATAATGTTTTAGTGCGAGCAATGGCTGCAAATGCAACTATTCGTTGTATGGCTACTATAACTACTAATTTAGTTAATCAAGCTTGTCAACGACACTCTACTTTACCAACCGCCTCGGCTGCTTTAGGTAGAGTTTTAACAGGTACTTTAATGATGGGTAGTTTGTTAAAAGATCTTGAAAAAATTACAGTACAATTTCATTGCCAAGGGCCTATTGGCAACATTACTGCTGAAGCAGATGCTTATGGTAATGTTAGAGGATATGTTAGAAATCCCAGTGTTGATCTACCAGTAAATGAAAAAGGAAAATTAGATGTTGGAAAAGCTGTTGGCGAAGGTATGCTTTATGTAATTCGAGATGCTGGTTTTGATATTGGGCTAGGGCGAGATCCTTATTGCGGTTCTGTGCCAATTGTTTCAGGCGAAATTGCAATGGATTTAGCTTATTATTTTACTAAATCTGAACAAATCCCTTCAGATGTTAGCTTAGGTGTTTTTGTTGAAAAGGATGGAATAGTAACTGCTGCTGGGGGTTTTATTATTCAAGTTATGCCTGGTGCAGATGAAAAACTAGTCTCAGAAATTGCTAATTCTGTAGCTCAAACACCTCCTAGTACAACTATGATTCGATCTGGTTATAGTGCTGTAGATATGTTACGTCAAGCTTTAGGTAAGGTAGACTTTGAAATTTTATCTACAAATACAATTAATTTTACGTGTCAATGTTCTTATGAGAGAGCGATTAGCTTAATTTCTGCATTAGGTAAAGAAGAAGTGAGTGATATGTTGGAAAAAGATAAAGGTGCAAAATTAACTTGTCACTTTTGCAGTGAAACTTACTCTATTACAATAGAAGATTTAGAAATGATACTTAATAGTTTGAATTAG
- the dnaJ gene encoding molecular chaperone DnaJ, which translates to MSSNNKRDYYEVLGVAKDAGESEIKSAYRKLAIKYHPDKNPGDTEAEEKFKEAAEAYSVLSDKNQRARYDRFGHSGVGTSAASSAGGAGFGGAGFPGFEDILGDLFGFNDIFGRSGRSRQVQRGADIRYDLEITLEDAAQGIKTKINVPRLENCNSCQGSGAAPGTSPINCPTCNGVGQVRYQQGFFSVSRTCSYCRGTGKTIKDPCQECRGEGRISKEKVLEIKIPPGVDTGARLRVQGEGEAGFGGGPPGDLYVVIILKEHAVFERQENDLHCTVPITFAQAALGAEITVPTLEGEETIKVGEGTQTGKIFRLKGKGMPALGGRGRGDLFAAVNVITPTNLTREQRKLFEELAKFDDKAPVHEKGLFDKVKDIFS; encoded by the coding sequence ATGAGTAGTAATAATAAAAGAGACTATTATGAAGTATTAGGTGTTGCTAAGGATGCTGGAGAAAGCGAAATTAAAAGTGCTTATCGAAAGTTAGCAATAAAATATCATCCAGATAAAAACCCTGGTGATACAGAAGCAGAAGAGAAATTTAAGGAAGCCGCGGAAGCTTATAGTGTGCTAAGTGATAAAAACCAGCGCGCCCGCTATGACCGTTTTGGACATTCTGGCGTAGGTACTTCAGCCGCTTCTAGTGCAGGTGGTGCAGGTTTTGGAGGAGCAGGTTTCCCAGGTTTTGAAGATATTTTGGGAGATTTGTTTGGATTTAATGATATTTTCGGTAGAAGCGGACGTTCTCGCCAAGTCCAACGTGGTGCAGATATTCGTTACGACCTGGAAATAACACTAGAGGATGCTGCTCAGGGAATTAAAACAAAAATTAATGTACCACGATTAGAAAATTGTAATTCTTGTCAAGGTAGCGGGGCAGCACCAGGTACTTCTCCAATTAACTGTCCAACTTGTAATGGTGTTGGACAAGTACGCTATCAACAGGGATTTTTTAGCGTTAGTCGTACCTGTTCTTATTGTCGTGGTACTGGGAAAACCATTAAAGACCCTTGCCAAGAATGTCGTGGTGAGGGCCGTATCTCAAAAGAGAAAGTTTTAGAAATTAAAATTCCACCTGGTGTTGATACTGGCGCAAGACTACGTGTTCAAGGAGAAGGAGAAGCTGGTTTTGGAGGTGGGCCACCAGGGGATCTTTACGTAGTGATTATCTTAAAAGAACATGCTGTTTTTGAGCGTCAAGAAAATGATCTACATTGCACAGTACCAATAACTTTTGCTCAAGCTGCATTAGGAGCAGAAATTACAGTCCCTACTTTAGAAGGTGAAGAAACTATCAAAGTAGGAGAAGGGACACAAACAGGTAAAATCTTTCGCTTAAAAGGCAAGGGTATGCCTGCTTTAGGTGGACGAGGTCGGGGAGATTTATTTGCTGCTGTAAATGTTATAACTCCAACTAACTTGACTCGTGAGCAACGAAAATTATTTGAAGAATTAGCTAAATTTGATGATAAAGCTCCAGTTCATGAAAAAGGTTTGTTTGATAAGGTAAAAGATATTTTTAGTTAA
- the dnaK gene encoding molecular chaperone DnaK, translating into MGRVIGIDLGTTNCCVAVMEGGVTQIIPNKEGGRTTPSVVGFTDKGERLVGQIAKRQAITNAANTVFAVKRLIGRKYNSPEVLRAKESSPYEITESNNGDARVRVQNRDYSPPEISAIILQRLKSAAEDFLGDEVDEAIITVPAYFDDFQRQATKDAGKIAGLNVQRIINEPTAAALAYGLGKRSAEKVAVYDLGGGTFDISILEMNDGVFEVLSTCGDSFLGGEDFDQRIIDWLIDEFRSETNIDLRMDRLALQRLKEAAERAKCELSNTSESNVNLPFISADASGPKHLNRVLTKDKFEELVSDLVERTVEPCQKALWDAQLKPGNIDKVLLVGGQTRSPIVQRRVQEIFAKPASAEINPDEVVAMGASIQGGVLLGEVKDLVLLDVIPLSLGIETRGGVFTKIVDRNATIPLKKSLIFTTVADNQSTVEVHVLQGEREIAAHNRSLAKFELVGIPPAPRGVPQIEVSFELNADGIVEVSARDKMTGLEQAMKISPSSGLSPDEIFNLIEEAKANADADRQQKEVLLLKNRLEGLLQNTQRSFSEFGWMLSEKDQESVRNSLLVAKDSLASEDLGIIKQNLEELERTGRLITEAMFSGGTTEGV; encoded by the coding sequence ATGGGTAGAGTTATTGGTATAGACTTAGGTACAACAAATTGTTGTGTAGCAGTAATGGAAGGCGGCGTAACTCAAATTATTCCTAACAAAGAAGGTGGTCGTACAACACCATCTGTAGTAGGGTTTACAGATAAAGGAGAACGTTTAGTAGGGCAAATAGCTAAACGTCAAGCTATTACTAATGCTGCTAATACGGTTTTTGCTGTAAAACGCTTAATTGGTCGTAAATATAACTCTCCAGAAGTTTTAAGAGCAAAAGAGTCTTCTCCTTATGAAATAACAGAATCTAACAATGGGGACGCTCGCGTAAGAGTACAAAACCGAGATTATTCACCTCCAGAAATATCAGCCATTATTTTACAACGCTTAAAATCTGCCGCAGAAGATTTTCTTGGCGACGAAGTAGATGAAGCAATTATCACAGTACCAGCATATTTTGATGATTTTCAACGCCAAGCAACAAAAGATGCTGGTAAAATTGCTGGTCTTAATGTACAGCGTATTATTAATGAGCCTACAGCCGCTGCTCTGGCTTATGGTCTAGGAAAAAGATCAGCCGAAAAAGTTGCTGTTTACGATCTAGGCGGGGGAACGTTTGATATTTCTATCCTAGAAATGAATGATGGAGTATTTGAGGTTTTATCCACTTGTGGAGATTCATTTTTAGGTGGTGAAGATTTTGACCAACGTATCATTGATTGGCTAATTGATGAATTTAGAAGCGAAACAAATATTGATCTAAGAATGGATAGGCTGGCACTACAACGATTAAAAGAAGCCGCTGAACGTGCTAAATGTGAGCTTTCTAATACATCAGAATCAAATGTTAACTTACCTTTTATTTCTGCTGATGCTTCTGGCCCAAAACACTTAAATAGAGTTTTAACAAAAGATAAATTTGAAGAATTAGTATCAGATTTAGTAGAAAGAACTGTAGAACCTTGTCAAAAAGCTCTTTGGGATGCACAACTCAAACCAGGCAACATTGATAAAGTTTTACTTGTTGGTGGACAAACTCGTTCTCCTATTGTTCAAAGAAGAGTACAAGAAATTTTTGCTAAACCTGCTTCGGCTGAAATTAACCCAGATGAAGTTGTTGCAATGGGTGCATCAATTCAAGGTGGTGTATTGCTTGGAGAAGTTAAAGATCTAGTACTTTTAGATGTTATCCCTTTATCTTTAGGTATTGAAACTAGAGGTGGGGTGTTTACCAAAATTGTAGATCGTAATGCAACTATACCATTAAAGAAAAGCTTAATATTTACTACTGTAGCTGATAATCAATCAACTGTAGAGGTTCACGTTCTACAAGGTGAGCGTGAAATAGCTGCGCATAATCGTTCTTTAGCAAAGTTTGAATTAGTTGGCATTCCTCCTGCTCCTCGTGGTGTTCCACAAATAGAAGTGTCTTTTGAGTTAAATGCAGATGGTATTGTAGAAGTTTCTGCTCGTGACAAAATGACAGGCTTAGAACAAGCAATGAAAATTTCACCTTCATCAGGACTTTCGCCAGATGAAATTTTTAACCTTATTGAAGAAGCAAAAGCAAATGCTGATGCTGATCGTCAACAAAAAGAAGTGTTATTGCTGAAAAATCGCTTAGAAGGATTACTGCAAAATACCCAACGTTCCTTTAGTGAATTTGGTTGGATGTTGTCTGAAAAAGATCAAGAATCTGTACGTAATTCTTTGCTAGTAGCTAAAGATTCACTCGCTAGTGAGGATTTAGGGATAATAAAACAAAATTTAGAAGAATTAGAAAGAACGGGAAGGCTAATTACAGAAGCAATGTTTTCTGGGGGTACTACTGAAGGAGTTTAG